From a region of the Kwoniella mangroviensis CBS 8507 chromosome 1 map unlocalized Ctg01, whole genome shotgun sequence genome:
- a CDS encoding 40S ribosomal protein uS12, with the protein MGSNKPRGLQAARKLRTSRRENRWADKNYKKRALGKFYKTSPTGGSSHAKGIVLEKVGVEAKQPNSAIRKCVRVQLIKNGKKVTAFVPNDGCLNFTDENDEVLISGFGRRGKAKGDIPGVRFKVVKVSGVGLLALWKEKKEKPRS; encoded by the exons ATGGGTT CCAACAAGCCTCGAGGTTTACAAGCCGCCCGAAAGCTCAGAACTTCCAGAAGGGAGAACCGATGGGCCGACAAGAACTACAAGAAGAGAGCTCTTGGTAAATTCTACAAGACCTCTCCTACCGGTGGTTCTTCTCACGCCAAGGGTATCGTAttggaaaag GTCGGTGTCGAAGCCAAACAACCCAACTCCGCTATCCGAAAATGTGTTAGAGTCCAACTTATCAAGAACGGAAAGAAGGTTACCGCTTTCGTACCCAATGATGGTTGTTTGAACTTC ACCGATGAAAACGACGAAGTTCTCATTTCCGGTTTCGGTCGACGAGGAAAAGCCAAGGGTGATATTCCCGGTGTGCGATTCAAGGTCGTTAAAGTTTCAGGTGTTGGTCTCCTCGCTCtctggaaggagaagaa GGAGAAGCCTCGATCTTAA
- a CDS encoding gamma-glutamyltransferase: protein MAPLDLTRLHPSYQPQFSHFPSRRSTIFSTKGVVATSQPLACQAGLEILNKGGNAADAAVATAAALNITEPSCTGIGGDIFCLFYDVKTKTVKGINGSGRSPKALTFEYLRKQGITGDSIPLTNLNSVTVPCAAAGWLKTISEFGSGNLTMREILDPAIRLAREGVPEHELNSNAWQKSEQLIKNASPNWKEMMMPDGNPPKPSHVMLHSELADTFEAVAEHGREGFYKGRIAQAIVDLVQSGGGVMTLDDLAECDAEVIQPIKYDFKVGDAGDQGVSLWECPPNGQGLTALVALGIVEAVESQHGIDVLEIPHNSTLYLHILIEALRLAFAARYYVTDPEVVHVPVKELLSKEYLNKRAALIDLKKAGQITHGDPINSSDTVYLATSDKDGNSCSFIASNYAGFGTGAIPKGTGFTLQNRGTGFTLEEGHPNNIAGGKRPYHTIIPAMVTQNGELLMSYGVMGGFMQPQGHVQVLLNKLRGFSPQASLDAPRFCISAGLPDTSQKGSLAGAGDINSEIWFEDGISSETVDELRALGHRCEVASGFARSIAGKGQIIQRVIDPNGRRVWAAGSDLRGDGCAVGQI from the exons atggCTCCTCTAGACCTTACTAGGCTTCACCCCTCCTATCAACCTCAATTCTCTCACTTCCCTTCCCGGAGATCAACGATATTTTCCACAAAGGGGGTGGTAGCTACCTCCCAGCCTttag CATGTCAAGCAGGTCTGGAGATCTTGAATAAAGGTGGTAACGCTG CCGACGCTGCTGTtgctactgctgctgctctGAATATTACCGAGCCATCATGTACTG GTATTGGAGGTG ACATCTTCTGTCTCTTTTACGATGTCAAAACAAAGACTGTCAAAGGTATCAATGGTTCAGGTAGATCACCCAAAGCTTTGACATTTGAATACCTAAGGAAGCAAGGTATAACTGGAGACAGT ATCCCTCTGACCAACCTCAACTCGGTTACTGTACCATGTGCCGCAGCAGGATGGCTAAAGACCATCTCAGAGTTTGGGTCCGGTAACCTGACAATGAGGGAGATCTTGGATCCTGCGATTAGGTTGGCTAGGGAGGGTGTGCCGGAACATGAGTTGAACAGCAATGCT TGGCAGAAATCAGAGCAACTCATTAAGAACGCATCTCCTAATTggaaaga AATGATGATGCCAGATGGA AACCCTCCGAAGCCATCACATGTGATGCTTCACTCCGAATTGGCTGACACTTTCGAAGCTGTCGCCGAACATGGCCGAGAGGGCTTCTACAAAGGGCGAATTGCTCAAG CCATCGTTGATCTCGTCCAGTCAGGTGGGGGAGTGATGACCCTCGATGATCTAGCCGAGTGCGATGCGGAGGTGATCCAGCCGATCAAATACGATTTCAAAGTTGGCGATGCGGGAGATCAAGGTGTATCCTTGTGGGAG TGCCCTCCAAATGGTCAAGGTCTGACTGCTCTAGTGGCACTAGGGATAGTAGAGGCGGTAGAAAGTCAACACGGTATTGACGTCTTGGAGATACCCCATAATTCTACTTTATACCTACACATTTTGATCGAGGCTTTGAGACTTGCTTTTGCGG CTAGATACTATGTGACCGATCCCGAAGTAGTGCACGTTCCTGTCAAAGAGCTCCTGTCAAAG GAATACCTGAACAAGCGAGCTGCTCTGATTGATCTTAAGAAAGCAGGTCAAATCACTCATGGGGATCCTATCAACTCGAGTGATACAGTGTACCTGGCAACATCAGATAAAGATGGGAACAGTTGTTCTTTCATCGCATCGAATTATGCTG GCTTTGGAACCGGTGCTATACCCAAAGGGACAGGTTTTACTCTACAGAACCGAGGAACCGGATTTACGCTAGAGGAAGGTCACCCTAATAATATAGCAGGCGGTAAAAGACCTTATCATACGATTATACCTGCTATGGTCACTCAAAATGGCGAGCTGTTGATGTCTTACGGAGTGAtgggagg ATTTATGCAACCCCAGGGACACGTCCAAGTCCTTCTCAACAAATTACGAGGATTCTCCCCACAAGCTTCCCTCGACGCACCTAGATTCTGTATCTCAGCTGGTCTACCGGATACTTCCCAAAAAGGTTCTCTGGCTGGAGCGGGCGATATAAACAGTGAAATATGGTTCGAAGATGGTATTTCCTCAGAGACAGTCGATGAATTGAGAGCTTTGGGACATCGATGTGAAGTCGCGAGTGGATTTGCTAGGTCTATAGCTGGGAAAGGGCAGATCATTCAGAGGGTGATTGACCCGAATGGAAGGAGGGTTTGGGCGGCGGGGTCGGATTtgagaggtgatggatgtgCTGTTGGACAGATTTGA
- a CDS encoding OPT family small oligopeptide transporter gives MPDRHRTPHPYGQALPEPDNQISMKVHRRDSVDSNWTFDGMTGRPIRSPQDQVPTRDSLPNSKGMEEARDERMTEGGGTEENKENKENKENKENGGVGGNDENDESEEPLRKSFWDPNLSDPSPQVADQTLHYTHSTERQEIQEEKDQEEDEDSPYPEVRTSVHPTDDPYLPVSTIRAWFLGIIMSIVLPGINQFFIYRYPNVLVPGIVAQLVVHPLGLLLAKLPRRGRWKWVNPCDWNYKEHTLVYIMANVSAGSAYATDIIATQKFFYNQNWGWGYNLLLVLSTQMIGFSFAGVLHKILVTPASMIWPATLVNTALFNTLHSRSRPQTSRAKSNSRQVFFYITAGLMFVWSFFPSYLFTALSMFDWVTWIKPTSQIVNLLFGYQSGVGMSILTLDWGMMASVGNPLATPWWVTGNVLGGFLFFIWFLGPILYYSNVFYAKYLPFSSASVFDNTANTYNITRVVDDNPTLDVLAYEGYSPVYMSLSLALSYGLNFAAITATVVHSILLFRHQVWHHLRNPPSKSDIHARLSSVYPSVPGWWYLCIFVINLILAIITIKVWPTGLPVWELFVAIVLAGVMVLPIGLIQAITNMQVGLNVISEIIIGAMIPGKPVAMMIFKTYGYITTTQALGFIQDLKIAHYMHIPPRHIFFAQVIACIVGSITQLLVQVWVFENVPDICSAKSERWWCPHTRTFFSASVLYGLIGPRRLFGVESLYKHLNWFYLLGAIMPLITWWMARRWPRVGFQYVCWPVVFSCVSLLPPYLPINFISFCIVGFITQYYVRRHYFNWWSRYNYTLSAALTCGYALCIIVIFFTLQLPKDGKIGQNLQNWWGNTIYLNTLDGKGGVASAAIHLKEGEKFGSN, from the exons ATGCCGGATAGACACAGGACCCCTCACCCTTACGGTCAAGCGTTGCCAGAACCTGATAACCAGATTTCAATGAAAGTGCATCGTAGAGATTCAGTAGACAGCAATTGGACGTTTGACGGTATGACTGGCAGGCCTATCAGATCACCCCAGGATCAAGTACCCACGAGAGATTCTCTACCTAATTCGAAGGGCATGGAAGAagcaagagatgaacgaatgacagaaggaggagggacGGAGGAGAATAAGGAGAATAAGGAGAATAAGGAGAATAAGGAGAATGGGGGCGTTGGGGGgaacgatgagaatgatgaaagtgaggaaCCCCTTcgaaa AAGCTTTTGGGACCCCAATCTATCCGACCCATCTCCTCAAGTAGCAGATCAGACTCTCCACTACACCCATTCGACCGAGAGacaagaaatccaagaagagaaagatcaagaagaagacgaagattcACCTTATCCGGAAGTGCGAACATCCGTACATCCCACTGACGATCCCTACTTACCCGTCTCAACTATCCGAGCGTGGTTTCTAGGAATAATCATGTCAATCGTCTTACCGGGTATCAACCAATTTTTCATATATCGATATCCCAACGTGCTCGTACCAGGGATAGTCGCTCAGCTGGTTGTTCATCCTTTGGGTCTTTTATTGGCCAAACTGCCCAGGAGGGGAAGGTGGAAATGGGTTAATCCTTGTGATTGGAACTACAAGGAGCATACTTTG GTCTACATAATGGCCAACGTTTCTGCTGGATCGGCCTATGCAACCGATATTATAGCTACTCAGAAATTTTTCTACAATCAAAATTGGGGATGGGGCTATAATTTACTATT AGTGCTCAGTACTCAGATGATAGGCTTCTCCTTTGCAGGGGTACTCCACAAGATATTGGTCACCCCAGCATCAATGATTTGGCCTGCTACCTTGGTAAATACAGCTC TGTTCAATACTCTGCATTCTCGATCCCGACCTCAAACATCGAGAGCCAAATCGAACTCAAGACAGGTATTCTTCTACATCACCGCTGGGCTAATGTTCGTTTGGTCCTTCTTCCCGAGCTATCTTTTCACTGCTTTGAGTATG TTCGATTGGGTTACATGGATCAAGCCTACATCGCAAATA GTCAACCTTTTATTTGGATATCAATCGGGGGTAGGGATGTCAATCCTTACCCTGGACTGGGGGATGATGGCTTCCGTTGGGAATCCACTAGCAACTCCTTGGTGGGTTACTGGCAATGTCTTGGGAGGCTTCTTGTTC TTCATATGGTTCTTGGGGCCAATTTTGTACTACTCGAACGTATTTTACGCCAAATATCTGCCATTCTCCAGCGCGAGTGTATTCGATAACAC GGCAAACACGTATAATATCACGAGAGTGGTTGATGATAACCCCACTTTGGATGTTTTGGCTTACGAAGGGTATTCACCTGTTTATATGAGTCTC TCTTTAGCCCTATCTTACGGTTTAAATTTCGCAGC GATAACAGCCACTGTGGTACATTCTATACTGCTCTTCAGACATCAGG TGTGGCACCACCTTCGGAATCCACCTTCGAAATCCGATATACACGCTCGACTGTCATCCGTATATCCCTCAGTCCCAGGATGGTGGTATCTCTGCATATTCgtgatcaacctcatcctaGCAATTATAACGATCAAAGTGTGGCCCACTGGTCTACCTGTTTGGGAATTATTCGTGGCGATCGTTCTGGCTGGTGTGATGGTTTTGCCCATTGGACTGATACAGGCTATTACGAATATGCAAGTTGGATTAAATGTGATC AGTGAGATCATAATTGGTGCGATGATTCCTGGTAAACCAGTTGCCATGATGATATTCAAG ACTTACGGCTACATAACGACGACTCAAGCACTAGGATTCATCCAAGATCTCAAAATCGCGCATTACATGCATATCCCTCCAAGGCACATTTTCTTCGCCCAGGTGATAGCATGTATAGTAGGATCCATCACCCAGCTTCTTGTTCAAGTATGGGTATTCGAAAACGTACCTGATATATGCTCAGCTAAATCagaaagatggtggtgtCCACATACGCgaactttcttctctgcttcGGTGTTGTACGGCTTGATTGGACCAAGGAGGTTATTCGGCGTTGAAAGTTTGTACAAGCACTTAAATTGGTTTTACCTCCTTGGAGCTATCATGCCTCTCATAACGTGGTGGATGGCTAGACGATGGCCCCGGGTCGGGTTTCAATATGTTTGTTGGCCAGTGGTGTTCAGTTGCGTTTCGCTGTTACCGCCTTATTTGCCTATCAACTTTATCAG CTTCTGTATAGTCGGATTCATCACTCAATATTACGTTCGAAGGCATTATTTCAATTGGTGGTCGAGATA TAATTACACTTTATCAGCAGCTTTGACATGCGGTTACGCTTTATGTATAATCGTCATTTTCTTCACCCTTCAATTGCCTAAAGATGGTAAAA TTGGACAGAACCTCCAGAATTGGTGGGGTAATACGATATATCTGAATACGCtagatgggaaaggtggaGTGGCTTCTGCTGCTATTCATttgaaagaaggagagaaattCGGTTCGAATTAA